The genomic window GGCCCCGACCCCGCGCCTGCTGCGGTGGATCGTCGTGGGGATCTGCGCCGTGACCACCGTCATGATCGGGCTGGTGTACTTCGGCGTCATCGCCGGGGCCTTTACCGCCATCTGGGGACGGGACTGGTCGTTGTCACTGACGCACTGGCACCTCGCCGCGGAGCGCATGGGGAGCCTGTGGACCAGCGTGAAGATCGGCGTGCTGGCCGGGCTGATCACCGCGACCATGGGCGTCCTGGTGGCCTTTCTTACCTCGCGGCGGCTGCCGCTGCGTCAGGCCCTGGACTTCCTGGCCGTGCTGCCCGGCGCACTGCCCGGCGTCTTCGTCGGCGTCGGGTTCGTGCTGGCCTTCAACCGGACGCCGCTGGGCGGGACCCTGTGGGTCCTGGCGATCGCGCTGGCCTTCTGGCACCTGCCCATGGGCTATCAGGCCGCCTCCGCCCGGCTGCGCCAGATCGAGCGCTCGATCGAGGAAGCGGCGATCAACCTGGGCGCCTCCGGCCTGCGCGTCCTGTGGGACGTCTACCTGCCGTTGCTGCTGCGCGGACTCGTCGAAGCGTTCTCCGTGTCGTTCATCCGCGCCGTCACCAACGTGAGCATCGTCGTCTTCCTGATCGCCCCCGGGCAGCTGGTGGCCACCTTTGTCATCCTGGGGATGATCCAGAGCAACACCTGGGGCGCCGCCGCGGCGCTGACCACCATGCTGCTGGCGCTGACCTTCGTCGCCATCGGGCTGACCTGGCTGGCCGTCGGCCGGGTGGGGCGCCTCCCGGCGATGGGATAGGCACCGATGATCCACGTCCGATTGCGGGAGGTCACGAAGCGCTTCGGCCAGGTCGTGGCCGTGGACCGGGTGTCGCTGGAGGTGCCGGAGGGCAGCTTCACCACGCTGCTGGGGCCCTCGGGCTGCGGCAAGACGACGCTGCTGCGCCTGATTGCCGGCTTCTACTATCCCGACG from Armatimonadota bacterium includes these protein-coding regions:
- a CDS encoding ABC transporter permease subunit; translation: LEGMGDLTGAALVVAMLVVPTAGLFLLERYVVARRAYVTVTGRGSRMERAPTPRLLRWIVVGICAVTTVMIGLVYFGVIAGAFTAIWGRDWSLSLTHWHLAAERMGSLWTSVKIGVLAGLITATMGVLVAFLTSRRLPLRQALDFLAVLPGALPGVFVGVGFVLAFNRTPLGGTLWVLAIALAFWHLPMGYQAASARLRQIERSIEEAAINLGASGLRVLWDVYLPLLLRGLVEAFSVSFIRAVTNVSIVVFLIAPGQLVATFVILGMIQSNTWGAAAALTTMLLALTFVAIGLTWLAVGRVGRLPAMG